One region of Mesobacillus boroniphilus genomic DNA includes:
- a CDS encoding ABC transporter permease: MKKFIHYTFLFLTSVAGLLFFMAFPRLFAFRVEGSEHLGFKLAAFFKALAATAAQFFEPSSWNFFESWNQETVIDRYTYSLEIIFVSLLFTVFIGSLIAYLFMNLPYKQRTKVKHVLNFFEGLPNLLIIFMMQMLLFTIYREFNLRLVTMYGLAGKEPLIFPMIINSILPLLFFAQFLIKVMEEEYEKHYILLGQAKGLSKIQLLFIHLTRNIIPVVFIHFKTIIFLVLTNLVLVEHMFVLDGYIQELYKLLLTHGVSPAKILFYVGVFMMPVIIVERLVTFYGKKAGIARGIDI; the protein is encoded by the coding sequence ATGAAAAAGTTCATTCATTACACATTTTTGTTTTTGACCTCTGTTGCAGGTCTGCTATTTTTTATGGCATTCCCTCGCCTTTTCGCATTCAGAGTGGAGGGAAGTGAGCATCTTGGCTTCAAACTGGCCGCATTTTTTAAAGCTTTGGCAGCGACAGCTGCACAATTTTTCGAACCTTCTAGCTGGAATTTTTTCGAAAGCTGGAACCAGGAAACTGTCATCGATCGTTATACATACTCGCTTGAAATTATTTTTGTCAGTCTATTGTTCACTGTTTTTATAGGAAGCTTAATTGCCTATCTATTTATGAACCTTCCTTATAAACAAAGAACAAAGGTAAAACATGTCTTGAATTTTTTTGAGGGATTACCTAATTTACTCATTATTTTCATGATGCAGATGCTTTTGTTCACTATTTACAGAGAATTTAATCTTCGCCTCGTTACAATGTATGGGCTAGCCGGGAAAGAACCGCTGATTTTCCCAATGATCATTAACTCTATCCTTCCATTACTGTTTTTTGCACAATTCCTGATAAAAGTGATGGAGGAAGAATACGAAAAACATTACATCCTCTTAGGTCAGGCAAAAGGGCTATCGAAAATTCAGCTCCTATTTATCCATTTAACCCGAAATATAATACCGGTTGTTTTCATACACTTCAAAACCATCATCTTCCTGGTTTTGACAAACTTGGTGCTCGTTGAACACATGTTTGTCCTTGATGGGTATATACAGGAACTCTACAAGCTATTACTGACACACGGGGTGTCTCCGGCTAAAATTTTGTTTTATGTAGGAGTCTTTATGATGCCAGTCATCATTGTGGAGAGATTAGTCACTTTTTACGGTAAAAAGGCCGGAATCGCTCGGGGGATCGATATATGA
- a CDS encoding M1 family aminopeptidase, which translates to MSRVRSIFATAIGLITIIIIYINYKNLKIGIAWVARETRKLTFQKIKNGLAIMAKYLFQRFKALLRYINNLKYRNIIVGATILILLFVVSWFTEPIPESNELLIFDENGKFVAAPPAPPSLTFPLGTDLGARSMVNLILVGVKYTLGAVLGITLARLLAGTLLALLTTLWYPGLKQYFSAFFWPFRYIPPLLVGIILIIPAAAVPVGISAKVILEYQILVLLLIGLPGVYYFILDIMGEIEKQPYVLSSKLMGASKFHTLVRHVWPNIKSHLLLLTTQQVLSVLQLLTFLGIFTLYLGGPHPTALTDTPRMIYRTITNELAGMAGQNFWLIRRAPWMFYSPILLIAFIAIVVNWMKKGVEDQIAGMVPVKHRGNTAEVHDAKENASLSRSFVLMGLQEQPPVEHEKKVYTSDFMREKLRTVRGYLTRCSIYRSVEKVVVKAAEYIQDNSKPVFTSILTVSIVLWAGIFSYAEYRENEKADSKEKTEKSVEASAESKEDKDFFSYSFTNKEHVPVIYKADLTYQDADATLKGSLHVSTTNTTETDQDKIYFHLYPNQFKEPIDGPEWEFVRGPSPVPGWIDIQEIKVNNKKADFKVDGTILEIQMKDWEKEATAELDLQFNFQLPTNYSNASYDYAAVWLGNFLPKQAVYDKNGWNLDPYSPIGFPFYSETANYDVTIKAASKFEILSNAEESHAIVETQGETTEYNAKVENVRDFALVLLDKQYYQMQKFMTKDDTEVNVWYRPATDKEEKAHSNAMGAGQSIEFFTEFYGTALPYKELDIIRTAEGNPQMAYQGMIFSPSYNFSDNNFGSLSMADGVIRQWLSGMVGSQGYKEPWVNESLAIYSLKTYMGEKGYTAKSSAEEQLKQQEEISRIQREGQFLSSPISEFKNINDYIIMMNLHGSNMYMELDYLVKAGKVRKALKQYVNEYKNKNASGHDLVEIFEKAGHPQAKDYFKTYLKPDLKE; encoded by the coding sequence ATGAGTAGAGTAAGGAGTATTTTCGCAACTGCAATTGGGCTGATTACAATTATTATTATATATATCAACTATAAAAATTTAAAAATTGGGATAGCCTGGGTTGCGAGGGAAACTAGAAAGTTAACTTTTCAGAAGATAAAAAACGGTTTGGCCATTATGGCTAAATACTTATTTCAAAGATTCAAAGCTTTACTTAGATATATTAACAACCTAAAATACCGGAATATAATAGTCGGAGCAACGATCCTTATTCTATTGTTCGTGGTGAGCTGGTTCACGGAGCCTATACCAGAGAGCAACGAACTATTGATTTTTGATGAAAACGGCAAATTTGTCGCAGCTCCACCTGCTCCACCATCCTTAACATTCCCACTTGGAACAGATTTGGGTGCTCGAAGTATGGTGAACCTGATACTTGTCGGTGTTAAATACACCCTTGGAGCAGTATTAGGAATCACTCTTGCCCGCCTTTTGGCTGGGACATTGCTGGCGCTGCTGACGACATTATGGTATCCAGGCCTTAAGCAATATTTCAGCGCTTTCTTTTGGCCATTTCGGTATATCCCCCCATTGCTGGTTGGGATCATTTTGATCATCCCGGCAGCAGCAGTACCTGTAGGAATTTCTGCAAAAGTCATATTAGAATACCAGATTCTAGTTCTGCTATTAATCGGGCTGCCAGGAGTCTATTACTTCATCCTCGATATCATGGGTGAAATAGAGAAACAGCCGTACGTTCTGAGTTCAAAACTGATGGGTGCTAGCAAGTTCCATACTTTGGTCAGACATGTCTGGCCAAATATCAAATCACATTTACTTTTACTGACAACCCAGCAGGTTTTATCAGTATTGCAGCTATTAACATTCCTTGGAATCTTTACCTTGTACTTAGGCGGACCTCATCCCACAGCGCTGACCGATACACCACGGATGATATACCGAACAATCACGAATGAACTTGCAGGGATGGCCGGCCAGAACTTCTGGCTGATAAGACGTGCGCCGTGGATGTTCTACAGTCCTATCCTGCTCATCGCATTCATTGCAATCGTCGTGAATTGGATGAAGAAAGGGGTCGAGGACCAGATCGCTGGAATGGTGCCAGTAAAACATAGGGGTAATACCGCTGAAGTTCATGATGCTAAGGAAAATGCAAGCCTTTCAAGGAGTTTTGTATTAATGGGCCTGCAGGAGCAGCCGCCAGTGGAACATGAAAAGAAGGTATATACTAGTGATTTTATGCGCGAAAAACTCAGGACGGTACGAGGTTATTTGACTCGCTGCAGCATATATCGCAGTGTTGAAAAGGTGGTCGTGAAGGCTGCTGAATATATTCAAGACAACAGTAAGCCGGTTTTCACATCAATATTGACGGTTTCAATCGTATTATGGGCCGGTATTTTTTCATATGCAGAATATCGCGAGAATGAAAAAGCTGACTCAAAAGAGAAAACCGAAAAAAGTGTAGAGGCCTCTGCTGAATCAAAAGAGGATAAAGACTTCTTTAGTTACAGTTTTACTAACAAGGAGCATGTGCCTGTCATATATAAAGCTGACCTGACTTATCAGGATGCTGATGCAACATTGAAGGGCAGCCTCCATGTTTCAACAACAAATACAACTGAAACCGATCAGGATAAAATCTATTTCCATTTGTACCCTAACCAGTTTAAAGAACCAATTGATGGACCGGAATGGGAATTTGTTCGTGGACCATCACCTGTACCAGGCTGGATCGATATCCAGGAAATCAAAGTGAATAACAAGAAAGCTGATTTCAAGGTGGATGGAACTATTTTAGAAATTCAAATGAAAGATTGGGAAAAGGAGGCAACGGCTGAGCTTGACCTTCAGTTCAATTTCCAGCTGCCTACGAATTATAGTAATGCAAGCTATGATTATGCAGCAGTATGGCTAGGTAACTTCCTTCCAAAACAGGCTGTATATGATAAAAATGGCTGGAACCTTGATCCCTATTCACCAATCGGCTTCCCGTTTTACAGTGAAACAGCAAATTATGACGTAACCATTAAAGCTGCTTCTAAGTTCGAGATCCTATCGAATGCTGAAGAATCACATGCCATTGTAGAGACTCAAGGCGAAACCACGGAATACAATGCCAAGGTGGAAAACGTGCGCGATTTTGCCCTCGTCCTTTTGGATAAACAGTATTATCAAATGCAAAAGTTCATGACAAAGGATGATACTGAAGTGAACGTATGGTATCGCCCTGCCACTGATAAGGAAGAGAAAGCACACAGCAATGCTATGGGGGCCGGTCAATCTATTGAATTCTTTACTGAGTTCTATGGTACTGCTTTACCTTATAAAGAACTGGATATTATCCGTACCGCTGAAGGAAATCCACAAATGGCTTACCAGGGAATGATCTTCTCACCTAGTTATAATTTTTCAGATAATAACTTTGGTTCTCTCAGCATGGCAGATGGCGTGATCCGCCAGTGGCTGTCAGGCATGGTCGGAAGCCAGGGATATAAGGAACCATGGGTTAATGAAAGTCTAGCAATCTATTCCTTGAAGACATATATGGGAGAAAAAGGATATACGGCTAAAAGCTCTGCAGAAGAACAATTAAAACAGCAGGAAGAAATATCAAGAATTCAAAGAGAAGGCCAGTTCTTAAGCAGCCCTATAAGTGAATTTAAAAATATAAATGATTATATTATCATGATGAATTTGCATGGTTCAAATATGTATATGGAACTGGATTATCTTGTCAAGGCTGGGAAAGTTCGAAAAGCATTGAAGCAATATGTCAATGAGTATAAGAATAAGAACGCATCTGGACACGATTTAGTCGAAATATTTGAAAAAGCAGGGCACCCTCAGGCAAAAGATTATTTCAAAACATACCTTAAGCCTGATTTAAAAGAATAA
- a CDS encoding carboxypeptidase M32 produces the protein MEQKVMNQAIISALEKFTELDEKISHFNSILGLLSWDQKVIAPKKGRSIFAKANGTLRTEAFKLSVSEEMGELLSILSSKESEDYLDDEAKAKVRERNKFYHRSKRIPADMIKEFSVLTSQANDAWEDAKETNDFERYLPYLEKIVDFKRKAIEIYGYENHPYDALLDEFEPGLTVEKLDPLFVKLRESSSELLRRIQSSSYKPAAEIFDQPYSVNQQKEFNRYILPLIGFDMEAGRLDETVHPFAQTVNTRDVRITTRYLENNVRSAIFGTIHEAGHGIYEQNIDPKFEGSVLQEGASFGIHESQSRFLENMVGRSEQFWKYFYPKLQEHFPDQLGNLELDEFYRAINAVQPSFIRVEADELTYNLHIMVRYEIEKALIAGEIEAKDLPGIWNAKMNEYLGITPSNNSEGVLQDIHWSFGGFGYFPSYSLGNLYAAQILHKIQQDVPEFYDSIEQGNFAVIQNWLKENIHQYGMLYTPNELVVKATGEELNADYLVQYLEKKYSKIYKL, from the coding sequence ATGGAACAAAAGGTTATGAACCAAGCGATCATTTCTGCACTGGAAAAATTCACAGAATTAGATGAAAAAATCTCGCATTTTAATAGTATTTTAGGCTTGCTGAGCTGGGACCAAAAAGTAATTGCCCCAAAGAAGGGCCGGTCGATTTTTGCAAAAGCAAACGGAACACTTAGAACGGAAGCGTTCAAACTATCAGTATCAGAGGAAATGGGGGAGCTGCTCAGCATACTCTCTTCTAAAGAATCCGAGGACTACCTCGATGATGAAGCAAAGGCCAAGGTCCGGGAACGCAACAAGTTTTATCATCGTTCAAAGAGAATTCCTGCTGATATGATCAAGGAGTTTTCAGTGCTAACATCTCAGGCAAATGATGCCTGGGAAGATGCGAAGGAGACAAATGACTTCGAGAGATACCTTCCATATTTAGAGAAGATTGTGGATTTTAAGAGAAAGGCTATAGAAATTTACGGTTATGAAAACCATCCTTATGATGCACTGCTGGACGAATTCGAGCCAGGACTGACAGTAGAAAAGCTGGATCCTTTGTTTGTTAAACTAAGAGAATCCAGTTCGGAATTGCTTAGAAGAATTCAAAGTTCCTCCTACAAACCGGCTGCGGAAATATTTGATCAGCCATATTCAGTAAATCAGCAAAAAGAATTTAATCGTTATATTCTCCCATTGATTGGTTTTGATATGGAAGCTGGAAGGCTTGATGAAACGGTCCATCCATTTGCTCAGACTGTTAATACTAGGGATGTCAGGATTACGACCAGGTACTTAGAAAATAATGTCCGTTCGGCTATTTTCGGTACGATTCATGAAGCCGGCCATGGGATTTATGAGCAAAATATTGACCCGAAGTTCGAGGGTTCAGTCCTTCAGGAAGGAGCATCCTTTGGGATTCATGAATCACAATCCCGCTTCCTCGAAAACATGGTGGGGCGCAGCGAGCAATTTTGGAAGTACTTTTATCCGAAACTGCAGGAGCACTTCCCTGATCAGCTCGGAAATTTGGAGCTGGACGAATTCTACCGTGCTATCAATGCTGTACAGCCGTCATTCATCCGCGTGGAAGCAGATGAACTAACCTATAATCTGCATATTATGGTTCGATACGAAATTGAGAAGGCATTAATTGCCGGGGAAATTGAAGCAAAGGATCTGCCAGGGATTTGGAACGCGAAAATGAATGAATATTTAGGAATTACACCTTCCAATAACAGTGAGGGCGTCCTGCAGGATATTCACTGGTCATTCGGAGGATTTGGCTATTTCCCGTCATATTCTCTTGGGAATTTGTATGCAGCTCAGATTTTGCATAAAATTCAGCAGGATGTTCCTGAATTCTACGATAGTATCGAACAAGGAAATTTTGCGGTGATCCAAAATTGGCTTAAGGAAAACATCCATCAATATGGAATGTTGTATACACCGAACGAGCTGGTTGTTAAGGCTACCGGTGAAGAACTGAATGCTGACTACTTAGTCCAATACCTTGAAAAAAAGTATAGCAAGATATACAAACTCTAG